TACTTGAGGCAAGTGATGCGCGTTTGCTTGAGAGTGCAAAAGATATAGGTGAGGGGGGATTGGCAATCACTCTTGCAAAAATGGCATTGGGCAATGGCGAACATCAACCCATAGGTTGTAATGTCCATACAAGCTTGCCCTCCCAGCTACTTTTTGCTCCCTCACAGAGTTGCGTTGTCGTAGAAATTACAGCAAATAACTTCAATACATTTACCCAAATGGCAAAAAAACATAAGGTTGCCTTTACAGAGATTGGTTGTGTGGGTGGCGATATTTTTTGCGTTGATGAGATTAATATAAGTCTTGAAGAGATGAGTAAGCTTTATTTTGAGAGCTTTGAAAAAGTGATTTGCCAAGATTTGTGATTTTAAAGGAAGTAAAATTGCAATGTTGTGCTTTTAAATTTGTATTTATTATATTTTTTTTGTGTGTTACTTTTAATCTAGCCCTTGCAGGTGGGAATGCTGCGATAAACCAAGAACCAAATCCCTTTAGCTTTCCTAAAGATGGCTCATATTACCTTGAACGCAACACAGATCTTTTGGAAGCTTACCTTGAGCAAGTCAAAAAGCAAACTTTAGAGCAAAATTATCCACTTTACTCATCAAAGCCCGCGCGTCCTATTGTAGAATATAGTGCTTATCGCACGCTCTCGCAAAAAGATAAAACATCTTTGCGTGGCGCTCTCGTGCTTGTTGGGGCTTTTATCAGTGAATTTATTAGATATAGCAATTTTGGAGGGGTAGGCATTGGAGCGAAGCTTAAGCCAAATGATGAACATACATTTTATCTTAATTTTGATGGACGATATTTGACAGATATGGGGGCTTTTGGCATAGGGCGCAAGATTTTTGCTTATTGTGTGCTGCCACGATTTGATAAGTGCATTATGCTTGGCATTGGCGAGGAGTGGTAGGATTCTATTAAAACTAATGCGTTTTATTCTTTATAATTATCACAACCTTTTTGGTTTCCCATATCACAGGCTTTGCCAAAAAGCTCTTTTGCCTTGTGTTTATCTTGTCTCACACCTTTTCCATAAGTATAAAAAACTCCCAAATTATTACAAGCCCCTGCTTCACCCATATTGCAAGCTTTAGCATAAAATTCTCTTGCTTTAACATAATCTTGTCTTACGCCTTTACCCTCGCTATAAAGCAATCCTAAATTATAACAACCAACACGATTATTCATATTACAAGCTCTCAAATAAAGTTCCGCAACTTTAAGATTATCTGTCATAACACCTCTGCCATACGCATATAAAACGCCCAAATTTACACAACCTATACTATTACCCTCATCACAAGATTTGCTAAAAATTGCTCGTGCTTTTGTATAGTCGCGCTTGATATTTTCACTCCATACCAACAACAAACCCAATTCATTATAATCTAAGCTCTTATCAATTTCATAAGCTTTATTCAAAAATTCATATGCCATTCTATCATCTTGTAAAACACCCTCACCACGATAATACATAGTGCCTAATAGATAACAACCCTTAGATTCGTATAAATCGCAACTTTGGGTAAAAAGCTCTATTGCCTTTGTATAGTCCTGTTTAATGCCTTTGCCTTGATAATAATGCAAACCTAGATTGTAACAGCCTTTCCCATTCTCTAAATCACAGCTCTTATTGGCAAAATGTCGTGCCTTTGTAGAATCTTGCTTTAACCATATCCTTTATCATACAAGATACCTAAATTTGTACAGGCTTTAGCTGCACCATATTGACAACTTTTAGTATAAAATTCTCTAGCTTTATTGTAGTCTTGTCTTACACCTTTACCCTCATAATATAGAACACCCAAAATAAAGCAACCTCTGCTATCTAAATCACAACCTTTGGTAAAATATCGTGCTGCTTGAGTGTAGTTTGCTTCATCAAAAAATTCAAAGCCTTTTGCCATACAATCCTCTGCATTAGCGCAAGCTACTTTAGAATCTACGCCTAAATGAGCGCAACCAATAAACCATAAAGCATAGACAAATAAAACTAGAAAATGCATAATTTCCCCCATAATTTTAAATAAATGCTGAAATTTAGATTCTACTGGTATTTGTCTTATCTTATTCTAAAGATTGTATCAAAGCAAGGGCATTGCGATGGATATTTTGATACTTTATCTCTAAGGGTGAATCTTGTATTTTATGCTGCCACAAAGCACTGATGACAGCGCACATATTGGCATTTTTTAGCAAATGTATATTAGTAGTGTTAATACCTCCGATAGCGCAAATAGGAATGCTTAATGTAGCCTTGGCAGATTCTAGAATCTCTAAAGGTGCAAGCGGGGCATTTGGTTTTGTAGGAGAGGCAAAAAATGCACCAAATGCCACATAATCTGCCCCGAGCCTCTCCAAGCTTTGTGCCCGCTCCAAATCCCCATAGCTTGAAGCACCCAAGATTCCACTAAATCGTGCCCTTGCCTCCATAAACTCGTTATCATCTTTGCCTAAATGAAGTGCAGGAGCGTTTATCTCTAATGCGAGTTCTAGTCTGTCATTGAGCACAAAGAGGGCGTCATAACGCTCACATAGTGCCATAGCCTGAAGCGCGTAGGGCTTAAGCCACGCATCACTATGGCTTTTATCGCGTAGCTGGAATATTCTCACGCCTGCTTTGAGGGCAGATTCTATACATTGGGGCAAAATCTCATAAGGAGTGAGAATCTCATCACTTATGGCATAAATGCCTTGCAAGATTGTTTTTTTATCATTAGATTTCATTGAGATATTTTATTCCTTAGTATAGAGTTCCCAAATGGGTGTTTCAAAGACATCGGGGATATTTTTGAGTGCTTCAAAAGGCGTAAATCGTTCTTTATAGCCCATACAATAATGATCTTTTATCCAATAGCCCGGATAGAAGTATTTGAGTCCATTTTCTTTGCCGATTTGGATTTGTTTTAAAATATTAAGTGTGCCTAAGCTATGATGTGCAAATGCGTGGTCATAGTAAAAATACACTGCTGTAATACTATCAAAAAGCGCATCAACAAGCCCTACGCCTATAAGTTGAGAATCTATAAGATAGAGGAGTTCATAGCCAAAGTCCTGATGTCCCTCAACAAACATATCCATATACGATTCTGGCGTAGTGGGTGTGTATTCCCAACCTTTTTTATCGTGCATAACCCGATGATAACGATTATAAAGCTCTATGTGTGCTTGGGTTATCGTAGGCTTTTGTATGTAAATATCAATGTTTTGAGCTTTTTTTAGCACTCTTTTATGATTTTTGCTAAAAGTAAAGTCATCAATCAAGGTGCGTATGGAAATGCAATCTGTGCAACCCTCACACATTGGTGTGAAAAAATAATTTCCAAAGCGTCTCCAACCGCGTTCAAGCAGTCCATAGTAGAATGTCGGTGTTACATTTTGAATATGAAAATATCTAAAAATACTTCGTTTGGAATCTATGTAGCTACAAGTTTTTTCTTCAGAGTAAAATTCAACTAATCTCATTTGGCAACATTCATTTGATATGTTCGTAATTTTTTTTGAATGTGCTCACTTTGAGGAGATAGCGTTTTCCCTCATCAGATGGGAGCTTGGAGCGCAATGTATCATAGACTTTAGATGATGAAAGCGCATTAATACGCTTGAAAGCTTGATTTTTATCATTGTGAAATGTCCTCAACACACTTCCAGCACCTGCATTATATGCGGTAATTACACAATATTCTTGGCTTTGCTTATCTTTAATATCAGGCAGATAACGATTAAAAAGTATGCTTAAATACGCTACGCCATACTCAATGTTTGTTTCAGGGTTAAAGAGCATTTTTTTTGTGGGCATACCTTTTTTGCCATTAATAAGTTCATACGCATCAGCTCCTGCCGTGCTTGGGACAACCTGCATAAGCCCATACGCAGGAGCGCCACTCACAGCATAGGGATTGAAATTAGATTCTGTTTGGATAATGCCTAGCACAAGTGCGGGAGAAATATTATATTTGCGCGCATATTTTTGCACAAGTGCTTCATATCTGTGCTCACTTTTGCTTTGATAATCTCCCACCATTTGCAAATCTACATAGCTTACTTGTTTGCCCTTGCTATCTTTGCGTGTTTTTATGGCATTTTCAATGAGATATTTTGCATATCTCTGGGCGCGCCATTGTGTTAAAATATCCTCTCCCTCATTGTCCTTGATGAGTCCTGCAAGGAATGGCTTTCCATCAAAGACAAAATCTTCATCAGAATACAAATCTATCTTGCTTGGGTCTTGAGGGAGTAAAAGA
This DNA window, taken from Helicobacter sp. MIT 21-1697, encodes the following:
- a CDS encoding tetratricopeptide repeat protein, whose amino-acid sequence is MWLKQDSTKARHFANKSCDLENGKGCYNLGLHYYQGKGIKQDYTKAIELFTQSCDLYESKGCYLLGTMYYRGEGVLQDDRMAYEFLNKAYEIDKSLDYNELGLLLVWSENIKRDYTKARAIFSKSCDEGNSIGCVNLGVLYAYGRGVMTDNLKVAELYLRACNMNNRVGCYNLGLLYSEGKGVRQDYVKAREFYAKACNMGEAGACNNLGVFYTYGKGVRQDKHKAKELFGKACDMGNQKGCDNYKE
- a CDS encoding tetratricopeptide repeat protein, with amino-acid sequence MHFLVLFVYALWFIGCAHLGVDSKVACANAEDCMAKGFEFFDEANYTQAARYFTKGCDLDSRGCFILGVLYYEGKGVRQDYNKAREFYTKSCQYGAAKACTNLGILYDKGYG
- the thiE gene encoding thiamine phosphate synthase — encoded protein: MKSNDKKTILQGIYAISDEILTPYEILPQCIESALKAGVRIFQLRDKSHSDAWLKPYALQAMALCERYDALFVLNDRLELALEINAPALHLGKDDNEFMEARARFSGILGASSYGDLERAQSLERLGADYVAFGAFFASPTKPNAPLAPLEILESAKATLSIPICAIGGINTTNIHLLKNANMCAVISALWQHKIQDSPLEIKYQNIHRNALALIQSLE
- a CDS encoding arginyltransferase, with amino-acid sequence MRLVEFYSEEKTCSYIDSKRSIFRYFHIQNVTPTFYYGLLERGWRRFGNYFFTPMCEGCTDCISIRTLIDDFTFSKNHKRVLKKAQNIDIYIQKPTITQAHIELYNRYHRVMHDKKGWEYTPTTPESYMDMFVEGHQDFGYELLYLIDSQLIGVGLVDALFDSITAVYFYYDHAFAHHSLGTLNILKQIQIGKENGLKYFYPGYWIKDHYCMGYKERFTPFEALKNIPDVFETPIWELYTKE
- a CDS encoding murein transglycosylase domain-containing protein encodes the protein MKTLCSLQILYKIICVFGMIVLMENFWGCSTLNNAQISITEDPYYAIKQVAGNQLRISTDQRALLRDIKEVKRQYTQVANALSGNVAKQWSEEDISLPSTQTYVRYSNHYMSKASINFSTGAIRIETIDTQNPTQSLERAITHTLLLPQDPSKIDLYSDEDFVFDGKPFLAGLIKDNEGEDILTQWRAQRYAKYLIENAIKTRKDSKGKQVSYVDLQMVGDYQSKSEHRYEALVQKYARKYNISPALVLGIIQTESNFNPYAVSGAPAYGLMQVVPSTAGADAYELINGKKGMPTKKMLFNPETNIEYGVAYLSILFNRYLPDIKDKQSQEYCVITAYNAGAGSVLRTFHNDKNQAFKRINALSSSKVYDTLRSKLPSDEGKRYLLKVSTFKKNYEHIK